In Candidatus Vesicomyosocius okutanii, one DNA window encodes the following:
- the leuD gene encoding 3-isopropylmalate dehydratase small subunit, producing the protein MQKFTTFTSIAIPLKRANIDTDAIIPKQFLKSIKRSGFGANLFDEWRYLDHGEIGMDNSKRPLNMDFVLNQPKYQNAKILLVLKNFGCGSSREHAPWALKDYGFKTIIAPSFADIFYNNCFKNGILPIVQNNNVMDELFSSTDKITINLDAQSININNKNYPFEIDIERKTHLINGLDDISLTLQYINDIKAFEKHYFNKYDWL; encoded by the coding sequence ATGCAAAAATTTACTACATTTACTTCAATAGCAATACCACTTAAACGTGCTAATATCGATACTGATGCGATTATTCCTAAGCAGTTTTTAAAGTCTATTAAACGTTCTGGTTTTGGTGCTAATTTATTTGATGAATGGCGTTATTTAGACCACGGTGAAATTGGTATGGATAATTCTAAACGTCCTCTTAATATGGATTTTGTATTAAATCAACCAAAATATCAAAATGCAAAAATACTATTGGTACTGAAGAATTTTGGCTGTGGATCAAGTCGAGAACATGCACCTTGGGCATTAAAAGATTATGGTTTTAAAACAATTATTGCACCTAGTTTTGCAGATATATTTTATAATAATTGTTTTAAAAATGGCATCCTACCTATTGTACAAAATAATAATGTAATGGATGAATTATTTTCCTCAACTGATAAAATAACCATTAATCTTGACGCTCAAAGTATCAATATAAATAACAAAAATTACCCTTTTGAAATAGATATAGAACGAAAAACACACCTAATCAATGGACTTGATGATATTAGTTTAACTTTACAATATATAAATGATATTAAAGCATTTGAAAAACACTATTTTAATAAGTATGATTGGTTATGA
- the ndk gene encoding nucleoside-diphosphate kinase, which translates to MERTLSIIKPDAVAKNIIGKIYSRFEEAGFRIIASKMIHLDNDEAGGFYAVHKDRPFYGELLEFMTSGPIIVQVLEGEDVVAKHREIMGDTNPKEANSGTIRADFARSLDENTVHGSDSLENAVIEIKYFFGKNDICSRTR; encoded by the coding sequence ATGGAACGTACTTTATCAATTATCAAGCCAGATGCGGTTGCAAAAAATATTATTGGTAAAATTTATTCTCGTTTTGAAGAGGCTGGTTTTAGAATTATTGCTAGTAAAATGATTCATCTTGATAATGATGAGGCAGGTGGTTTTTATGCAGTACATAAAGATCGTCCATTTTATGGTGAGCTGCTTGAATTTATGACTTCTGGTCCGATTATTGTTCAGGTTTTGGAAGGAGAGGATGTTGTTGCTAAACATCGAGAAATTATGGGCGACACTAATCCTAAAGAAGCTAATTCTGGTACTATTCGTGCTGATTTTGCAAGGTCTTTAGATGAAAATACAGTGCACGGCTCTGATTCTTTGGAAAATGCTGTTATTGAAATTAAATATTTTTTTGGTAAAAATGATATTTGTTCAAGAACTCGTTAG
- a CDS encoding N-acetylglutaminylglutamine amidotransferase yields MCGLCGQLRFDNRVVSDDRLKKMMKRMVHRGPDSSGSWIDGHIGFGHQRLAIIDLSNNAYQPMIDKNLGLVLVFNGTIYNYQALHKYLIKQGYQFFSHSDTEVIIKAYHHWGEDCVMHLDGMFAFCVWDKVQDQLFVARDRMGIKPFYFNLTDKAFSFASNVQALVTQEVDKSINSVALQQQLSLHGVVPAPNTIINGVNKIKPATTLTISGKGKVVEKTYWHPKSIRLKEALTDEQFIQRTHELLRDSVLKRMNATDVPIGVLLSGGLDSSLLVALIKEIGYNNIRTFSIGFEDINGENGSEFEYSDQIVARFKTQHKKYMVSNSQVLTRLGEAVANMSEPMVAQDAVAFYLLSEQVSKHIKVVLSGQGADEVFAGYFWYERMKAQTGSDIERFTKHYVDRPYEEYLQTVNLKYHSGNHTETWLHHEFTKENTDTFMDKVFRTDVTRLVVDDPVKRVDNMTMAWGLEARMPFMDYKLVEHALSMSPSLKMLNKGKYPLKQIAKGLLPDSVIDRKKSYFPMPALKYVQGEFLDFMSDILTSSKCINRGIFSQIFIAKIINKPQNYMTPLNGSRLWHLALLEFWLQINIDE; encoded by the coding sequence ATGTGTGGACTTTGTGGACAGTTAAGATTTGATAATCGAGTAGTGAGCGACGATAGACTTAAGAAAATGATGAAAAGGATGGTACATCGTGGTCCTGATTCTAGTGGCTCTTGGATTGATGGTCATATTGGTTTTGGACATCAAAGACTTGCTATTATTGATCTATCTAATAACGCCTATCAGCCAATGATTGATAAGAATCTTGGTTTAGTTTTGGTTTTTAATGGCACGATTTATAATTATCAAGCTTTGCATAAGTATTTAATTAAGCAAGGTTATCAATTTTTTTCACATTCTGATACTGAAGTAATTATCAAAGCCTACCACCATTGGGGTGAGGACTGTGTTATGCATTTAGATGGTATGTTTGCTTTTTGTGTTTGGGATAAAGTTCAAGACCAGTTGTTTGTTGCTCGTGATCGAATGGGTATTAAACCATTTTATTTTAATTTAACAGATAAAGCTTTTAGCTTTGCTTCTAATGTTCAAGCACTGGTAACACAAGAAGTGGATAAAAGCATTAATTCTGTTGCCTTACAGCAGCAACTTTCATTGCATGGGGTTGTGCCAGCACCTAATACGATTATTAATGGAGTAAATAAAATCAAACCAGCAACCACGTTAACCATTAGTGGTAAAGGCAAAGTTGTTGAGAAAACTTATTGGCATCCAAAGTCTATTCGTCTAAAAGAAGCATTGACAGACGAGCAATTTATTCAGCGTACTCATGAACTTTTAAGAGATAGTGTTTTAAAACGCATGAATGCTACAGATGTACCAATTGGCGTGTTGCTTTCTGGGGGGTTAGATTCATCACTCTTAGTAGCATTGATTAAAGAGATAGGGTATAACAATATACGCACATTTTCAATTGGCTTTGAAGATATCAACGGTGAAAATGGATCTGAGTTTGAATATTCTGATCAAATTGTTGCTCGGTTTAAAACTCAGCATAAAAAATATATGGTTAGTAATTCACAAGTTCTAACACGTCTTGGTGAAGCAGTTGCAAATATGAGTGAGCCAATGGTAGCTCAAGATGCAGTGGCATTTTACTTATTATCTGAACAAGTATCTAAGCATATTAAGGTGGTGCTTTCTGGACAAGGTGCAGATGAGGTTTTTGCAGGTTATTTTTGGTATGAACGTATGAAAGCTCAGACAGGTTCTGATATTGAGCGTTTTACCAAGCATTATGTTGATAGGCCGTATGAAGAATATTTGCAAACGGTTAATCTAAAATATCACAGCGGAAACCATACCGAAACTTGGCTTCATCACGAATTTACTAAGGAAAATACAGATACGTTTATGGATAAAGTCTTTCGCACTGATGTTACCCGTTTAGTAGTAGACGATCCTGTAAAAAGGGTGGATAATATGACTATGGCTTGGGGTTTAGAGGCACGTATGCCGTTTATGGATTATAAGCTTGTTGAACATGCTTTGAGCATGTCACCAAGTTTGAAAATGCTTAATAAAGGTAAATATCCACTTAAACAAATTGCTAAGGGTTTGTTACCTGACAGTGTAATTGACCGTAAAAAAAGCTATTTTCCAATGCCGGCACTCAAATATGTTCAAGGTGAATTTTTAGATTTTATGTCAGATATACTAACTTCGAGTAAATGTATTAATCGTGGTATTTTTAGTCAGATATTTATTGCTAAAATAATCAATAAACCCCAGAATTATATGACCCCACTTAATGGTTCACGCTTATGGCATTTGGCGTTATTAGAATTTTGGTTACAAATTAATATTGATGAATAG
- a CDS encoding type II toxin-antitoxin system RatA family toxin, which translates to MHHISKNAIVSYSCKQMYQLINQVNQYPEFLNWCSDSSILKQSDNQIIASIKINKGGFNQTFTTTNTLIPYQRIDMQLKEGLFKQLNGSWVFVALNNTACKIQLNLAFSFSSKLVDISISHIFTSIANSQLDAFIVRAKTIYG; encoded by the coding sequence ATGCATCATATTTCTAAAAATGCCATTGTTTCCTATTCTTGTAAACAAATGTATCAATTGATTAATCAAGTTAATCAATACCCTGAATTTCTTAATTGGTGTTCAGATTCTTCTATTTTAAAGCAATCTGATAATCAAATCATAGCCTCAATTAAGATTAACAAAGGAGGTTTTAATCAAACTTTTACAACAACAAACACCTTAATCCCCTATCAAAGAATTGACATGCAGCTTAAAGAAGGACTATTTAAACAACTAAACGGCTCATGGGTATTTGTTGCTTTAAATAATACTGCCTGTAAGATTCAACTCAATCTAGCATTTAGTTTCTCATCAAAACTTGTAGATATTTCTATATCACATATTTTTACCTCAATTGCCAATTCTCAACTAGACGCATTTATAGTAAGAGCTAAAACAATATATGGTTAA
- the dnaK gene encoding molecular chaperone DnaK produces the protein MSKIIGIDLGTTNSCVAIMDGGSVKIIENSEGDRTTPSIIAYPKDSEEVLVGQAAKRQAVTNPENTLYAIKRLIGRRFEEDAVQKDIDLVPYKIVKADNGDAWVKVKNKKMAAPEISAKVIGKMKKTAEDYLGEEVTEAVITVPAYFNDSQRQATKDAGKIAGLNVKRIINEPTAAALAYGVDKVKGDKTVVVYDLGGGTFDVSIIEMEDIDGEKHFEVLSTNGDTFLGGEDFDQRMIGYLVDEFKKDQGVDLTNDPMALQRLKEAAEKAKIELSSSEQTEVNLPYVTADASGPKHLNIKITRAKLESLVEDLLKRTIEPCKTALKDADLSTGDIDEVILVGGQTRMPKVTKMVQNFFDKEPKKDVNPDEAVAMGAAIQAGVLGGDVKDVLLLDVTPLSLGIETMGGVMTKLIEKNTTIPTNASQIFSTAADNQSAVTVHVLQGEREISSANKSLGQFNLEGINSAPKGQPQIEVTLDIDSDGILNVSAKDKNTGKKQSITIKASSGLSDEEVEKMVKDAEAHADEDQKFQKLVTSKNMADALIHSTKQTLDELKDEISIDEKSVIEASITDLEKVIKSDNKEAIDTKVKTLSEKAQLLAEKAQAKAGVKNTPQEEKNSDDVVDADFEEVKDDK, from the coding sequence ATGTCAAAGATTATCGGTATTGACTTAGGTACAACTAATTCATGTGTAGCCATTATGGATGGTGGGAGCGTTAAAATTATTGAAAATTCTGAGGGTGATCGTACCACTCCATCTATTATTGCTTATCCTAAAGATTCTGAGGAGGTTCTAGTTGGTCAAGCAGCAAAACGTCAAGCAGTTACCAATCCTGAGAATACGCTATACGCAATTAAGCGTTTAATTGGTCGTCGTTTTGAAGAAGATGCTGTACAAAAAGACATTGATCTCGTACCTTATAAAATTGTTAAAGCTGACAACGGTGATGCTTGGGTTAAAGTTAAAAACAAAAAAATGGCTGCTCCTGAAATTTCAGCAAAAGTTATTGGTAAAATGAAAAAGACTGCTGAAGATTATTTAGGAGAAGAAGTTACCGAAGCAGTTATTACAGTTCCTGCTTACTTTAACGACTCACAACGTCAAGCAACCAAAGATGCTGGTAAAATTGCAGGTCTTAATGTTAAACGTATTATCAATGAACCAACTGCAGCAGCTTTGGCTTATGGTGTTGATAAAGTAAAGGGTGATAAAACCGTTGTTGTATATGACTTAGGTGGTGGTACATTTGACGTTTCCATCATTGAAATGGAAGACATTGATGGTGAAAAGCACTTTGAAGTACTTTCTACCAATGGTGATACTTTCTTAGGTGGTGAAGATTTTGATCAACGTATGATTGGCTATTTAGTAGATGAGTTTAAAAAAGACCAAGGTGTTGATCTAACCAATGATCCTATGGCACTACAACGTCTAAAAGAAGCAGCTGAAAAAGCTAAAATTGAGCTATCTTCTTCCGAACAAACAGAGGTCAATTTACCTTACGTAACTGCAGATGCTTCAGGGCCTAAACATCTTAATATTAAAATCACTCGTGCTAAATTAGAATCATTGGTTGAAGACTTGCTCAAACGTACTATTGAGCCATGTAAAACTGCACTTAAAGATGCAGATTTATCTACAGGTGATATTGACGAAGTTATCTTAGTAGGTGGTCAAACACGTATGCCTAAAGTCACAAAAATGGTACAAAACTTCTTTGATAAAGAACCTAAAAAAGATGTTAATCCTGATGAAGCAGTAGCTATGGGAGCTGCTATTCAAGCAGGCGTATTAGGCGGTGATGTTAAAGATGTATTATTGCTAGACGTAACACCATTATCTCTAGGTATTGAGACAATGGGCGGAGTTATGACTAAATTAATTGAAAAAAATACAACCATTCCTACTAATGCATCACAAATTTTCTCAACAGCAGCTGATAATCAATCTGCAGTAACCGTGCATGTATTACAGGGTGAACGTGAAATATCAAGTGCTAATAAATCATTAGGTCAATTCAACTTAGAAGGGATTAATTCAGCCCCTAAAGGCCAGCCTCAAATTGAAGTAACACTTGATATTGATTCTGATGGTATTTTAAATGTATCTGCAAAAGATAAAAATACCGGTAAAAAACAATCAATTACAATTAAAGCATCATCTGGATTAAGCGATGAAGAAGTCGAAAAAATGGTTAAAGACGCTGAAGCACATGCTGATGAGGATCAAAAATTCCAAAAACTAGTAACCAGCAAAAACATGGCAGATGCTTTGATACATTCAACCAAACAAACTTTAGATGAACTCAAAGATGAGATCTCTATTGATGAAAAATCAGTGATTGAAGCATCTATTACCGATCTTGAAAAAGTCATTAAAAGTGATAATAAAGAAGCTATTGATACTAAAGTTAAAACATTAAGTGAAAAAGCACAACTATTAGCTGAAAAAGCACAAGCTAAAGCAGGTGTTAAAAACACTCCTCAAGAAGAGAAAAATTCTGATGATGTAGTTGATGCTGATTTTGAAGAGGTTAAAGACGATAAATAA
- the rnhA gene encoding ribonuclease HI — MNRIVIYTDGGCRCNTGIGGWGVWLKYGDYDKKLKGNEKKTTNNRMELTATIKALEEIKSNQIGIDLFTDSKYVITGINEWMKNWKVKNWETSKKRPVKNVDLWQRLDVLNKQHDVIWYWVKSHSNNKGNDIADELANLAMDKISLS, encoded by the coding sequence ATGAATAGAATAGTTATTTATACAGATGGTGGTTGTCGTTGTAATACTGGTATTGGCGGCTGGGGCGTATGGTTGAAATATGGTGATTATGATAAAAAACTTAAAGGTAATGAAAAAAAAACCACTAACAATCGTATGGAGTTGACTGCAACTATTAAAGCATTAGAAGAGATTAAATCTAATCAGATTGGTATTGATTTATTTACAGATTCTAAATATGTAATAACAGGTATTAATGAGTGGATGAAGAACTGGAAAGTCAAAAATTGGGAAACTTCTAAAAAAAGACCAGTTAAAAATGTAGACTTATGGCAACGCTTAGATGTGCTGAATAAACAGCATGATGTTATTTGGTATTGGGTCAAAAGTCATAGTAACAATAAGGGTAATGATATTGCTGATGAATTGGCAAATTTAGCTATGGATAAGATCAGTCTGAGTTGA
- the smpB gene encoding SsrA-binding protein SmpB: protein MAKKNKKISLNTIAFNKKARHVYFIEQTLEAGLSLEGWEVKSLRDSKVQIKESYVILRSNEIFLYGAHISPLKSVSTHVNSDPIRTRKLLLNRLEINRIKEKINQKGATIVALKLYWIRGMVKLEIGLAKGKKSYDKRQDNKLRDWQRDKQRTLKQINYRL from the coding sequence ATGGCTAAAAAAAATAAAAAAATAAGTTTAAATACCATTGCATTTAACAAAAAAGCAAGGCATGTCTATTTTATCGAACAAACCTTGGAAGCTGGTTTAAGTTTAGAAGGTTGGGAAGTAAAAAGTTTAAGAGACTCTAAAGTTCAAATTAAGGAAAGTTATGTTATTTTAAGAAGTAATGAGATATTTTTATATGGCGCACATATTTCACCACTGAAAAGCGTATCAACGCATGTTAATTCTGATCCTATCCGTACACGAAAATTATTACTTAATCGTTTAGAGATTAATCGTATTAAGGAGAAGATTAATCAGAAAGGCGCTACTATTGTAGCGCTTAAGCTTTATTGGATTAGAGGTATGGTAAAGTTAGAAATTGGTCTGGCTAAGGGTAAAAAGTCTTATGATAAGCGTCAAGATAATAAATTAAGAGATTGGCAAAGAGATAAACAAAGGACGTTAAAACAAATAAATTATAGGTTATAG
- the dnaJ gene encoding molecular chaperone DnaJ has translation MSQRDFYEILGIAKNTDVKQIKKAYKRLAMKHHPDRVKDNKELAEKKFKEIQKAYAILSDTQKRQAYDQFGHAGINGNAGATSGTSFSSSGFGDIFGDIFGGGSQQSNNRGSDLRYDLEIDLKEAAQGTTVKIRIPKNETCDTCSGTGAKPGTSVKTCLTCGGAGQIQIQQGFFAVQRPCNACSGTGQRIESTCNNCHGKGVVHKQKTLSVKIPAGVDTGNRIRLSGEGEAGIRGGLSGDLYVQIHVKKHAIFERQDSDLYCEVPIDFATAVLGGQVEVPTLDNKLNIKVPAGTQTGKLFRLRSKGITHLQHGGSGDVICKVKLETPINLSKKQQDLLQKFSNSCGKKHHPESNSFFGKMKSFFE, from the coding sequence ATGTCACAAAGAGATTTTTACGAAATACTAGGTATTGCAAAGAATACAGACGTTAAGCAAATTAAAAAAGCTTATAAACGCTTAGCAATGAAACACCACCCTGACCGAGTTAAAGATAATAAAGAGTTAGCTGAAAAAAAATTTAAAGAAATTCAAAAAGCATACGCTATTTTATCTGACACCCAAAAACGTCAAGCATATGATCAATTTGGACATGCTGGTATCAATGGTAATGCAGGTGCCACTAGTGGCACATCATTTAGTAGTAGCGGATTTGGGGATATTTTTGGGGATATTTTTGGTGGTGGTTCTCAACAGTCAAATAATCGTGGATCAGATTTGCGTTATGATTTAGAAATTGATTTAAAAGAGGCAGCACAAGGCACTACTGTTAAAATTCGTATTCCAAAAAATGAAACTTGCGATACTTGTTCGGGCACTGGTGCAAAACCTGGTACCAGTGTTAAAACCTGTTTAACTTGTGGTGGTGCAGGACAAATACAAATACAACAAGGATTTTTTGCCGTTCAACGTCCTTGTAATGCTTGTTCTGGTACGGGTCAAAGAATCGAATCAACTTGTAATAATTGTCATGGAAAAGGTGTAGTACACAAACAAAAAACACTATCTGTCAAAATACCTGCAGGGGTAGATACAGGTAATCGAATTCGTTTAAGTGGCGAAGGTGAAGCAGGTATTAGAGGTGGTCTTAGTGGTGATTTATACGTACAAATTCATGTTAAAAAACACGCTATTTTTGAACGTCAAGATAGCGATTTATATTGCGAGGTACCAATTGACTTTGCAACTGCAGTATTAGGAGGACAAGTTGAGGTCCCTACACTTGACAATAAATTAAACATAAAAGTCCCAGCAGGCACACAAACTGGAAAACTATTTCGCTTACGTAGTAAAGGAATTACCCATCTTCAACATGGTGGTTCTGGCGATGTTATCTGTAAAGTTAAGCTTGAAACACCTATCAATCTTAGCAAAAAACAACAAGACTTACTACAAAAATTTTCAAATTCATGTGGTAAAAAACATCACCCTGAATCAAACTCTTTCTTTGGTAAAATGAAATCATTTTTTGAATAA
- a CDS encoding bifunctional tRNA (adenosine(37)-C2)-methyltransferase TrmG/ribosomal RNA large subunit methyltransferase RlmN gives MNKQNLLSLNQDALNDFFVCLGEKHYRTKQIMQWIYKVHEFDFDKMFNFSKSLREELNKIACIEFPKVVKQKFALDKVIKWVLALSEDNYIEMVYIPEKDRGTLCISSQVGCALACTFCSTGMQGFNKNLTTAEIIAQVLIANKYLNSKTKRISNIVFMGMGEPLLNEQAVYNACDLLLDDLAFGLSRRKVTISTSGIVPSILRMSKRTPVSLAISLHAPNNQLRDKLVPVNQKYSIEELLKACKVYLNAGTQERHILFEYVMLKDVNDSTEHANKLAKLLKAISAKVNLIPFNSFERTQYQSSNAQTIEKFQDILYQQGIRTMMRRTRGEDIDGACGQLAGKVLNKTKKLNARKH, from the coding sequence ATGAATAAACAAAATCTTTTAAGTCTTAATCAAGATGCGTTGAATGATTTCTTTGTTTGTTTGGGTGAGAAGCATTATCGAACCAAACAAATCATGCAGTGGATTTATAAAGTTCATGAGTTTGATTTTGATAAAATGTTTAATTTTAGTAAGTCTTTGAGAGAAGAATTAAATAAAATAGCTTGTATTGAATTTCCTAAGGTTGTTAAACAAAAGTTTGCCTTAGATAAGGTAATTAAATGGGTGCTAGCATTGAGTGAAGACAACTATATTGAAATGGTTTATATTCCTGAAAAAGATCGTGGTACGCTTTGTATATCTTCACAGGTTGGTTGTGCTTTAGCTTGTACTTTTTGCTCAACTGGTATGCAAGGGTTTAACAAAAATCTCACAACAGCTGAGATTATTGCCCAAGTATTGATTGCCAATAAGTATCTTAACTCTAAGACCAAGCGTATTTCTAATATTGTGTTTATGGGTATGGGTGAGCCTTTGTTAAATGAGCAAGCAGTGTATAACGCTTGTGATTTATTACTTGATGATTTAGCGTTTGGTTTGTCTAGACGCAAGGTGACTATTTCTACTTCTGGTATAGTGCCATCTATATTACGAATGAGTAAGAGAACGCCAGTGAGTTTAGCTATTTCCTTGCATGCACCTAATAATCAATTACGAGATAAATTAGTACCTGTTAATCAAAAATATTCGATTGAAGAATTGTTAAAAGCTTGTAAAGTATATTTAAACGCTGGTACTCAGGAGCGTCATATTTTATTTGAATATGTTATGCTTAAAGATGTTAATGACTCTACCGAGCATGCTAATAAATTAGCAAAATTATTAAAAGCTATCTCTGCTAAAGTAAATTTAATTCCTTTTAACTCTTTTGAAAGAACTCAATATCAATCATCAAATGCTCAGACTATTGAGAAGTTTCAAGATATTTTATATCAGCAAGGTATTCGTACTATGATGCGTCGCACTCGTGGTGAAGATATTGATGGTGCTTGTGGACAATTGGCTGGAAAAGTGCTAAATAAAACCAAAAAACTTAATGCTAGAAAGCATTGA
- the leuC gene encoding 3-isopropylmalate dehydratase large subunit yields the protein MAKTLYNKLMDAHIIRENISTALIYIDRHLIHEVTSPQAFEGLSIANRKLWRKSTNLAVPDHNVPTTNRSSGVSSISDPISRIQIETLGRNCELFGIDEISMNDTRQGIVHIIGPEQGATFPGMSIVCGDSHTSTHGALGALAFGIGTSEVEHVLATNCLWQSKSKNFNIEVNGSLNQHVSAKDIALYIIGQLGTAGGMGFAIEFSGNTIQNLSIEGRMTLCNMAIEAGARIGMVAVDEKTINYVKDRPLAPSGIKWRKAVKYWRTLHSDKNAHFDKTMHFDAKDIKPQVTWGTSPDMVVATDGYVPNPNNAKNQTEKISWKNALNYMHLNANTKISDIKIDKIFIGSCTNSRIEDLRIAADILKDKKIANNIKLALVVPGSGIIKKQAEEEELDKIFINSGFEWREAGCSMCLAMNADKLEVGERCASTSNRNFEGRQGQGSFTHLVSPAIAASSAIAGYLSEVK from the coding sequence ATGGCTAAAACACTCTACAATAAACTTATGGATGCACATATCATACGTGAAAATATTTCAACTGCATTGATTTATATTGACAGGCATCTTATTCACGAAGTAACCTCTCCTCAAGCATTTGAAGGGTTATCAATAGCAAACAGAAAACTTTGGCGTAAAAGTACCAACTTAGCGGTACCTGACCATAATGTGCCAACAACTAATCGCTCATCAGGTGTTAGTAGCATCAGCGATCCTATTTCAAGAATACAAATTGAAACCTTAGGGCGAAACTGCGAATTGTTTGGTATTGATGAAATATCTATGAACGACACTCGTCAAGGTATTGTACATATAATTGGTCCTGAACAAGGTGCTACCTTTCCAGGCATGAGTATTGTCTGTGGTGATTCACATACCTCAACTCATGGTGCACTTGGTGCATTAGCCTTTGGTATTGGCACCAGCGAGGTTGAACATGTCTTAGCTACTAACTGTTTATGGCAATCTAAATCTAAAAATTTTAATATTGAAGTTAATGGCTCACTTAATCAACATGTTAGTGCAAAAGATATTGCTCTTTATATTATTGGCCAACTTGGCACTGCAGGAGGCATGGGCTTTGCAATCGAATTTAGCGGTAATACCATTCAGAATCTGTCAATTGAAGGTAGAATGACACTATGCAATATGGCAATTGAAGCAGGTGCACGTATTGGTATGGTTGCTGTTGATGAAAAAACCATTAACTATGTCAAAGATCGCCCATTAGCACCTTCAGGAATTAAATGGAGAAAAGCAGTAAAATATTGGCGAACACTACATTCTGACAAAAACGCACACTTTGATAAAACAATGCACTTTGATGCAAAAGATATTAAGCCGCAAGTTACTTGGGGAACATCTCCAGACATGGTGGTGGCAACTGATGGGTATGTACCAAATCCTAATAACGCAAAAAATCAAACCGAAAAAATCAGCTGGAAAAATGCACTTAACTATATGCATCTCAATGCTAATACAAAAATATCAGATATTAAAATCGATAAAATTTTTATTGGATCATGTACTAACTCACGGATTGAAGATTTACGTATTGCAGCTGACATCTTAAAAGATAAGAAAATTGCTAATAATATCAAACTCGCTTTAGTTGTACCTGGTTCAGGAATTATTAAAAAACAAGCCGAAGAAGAGGAGTTGGATAAAATTTTTATAAATAGTGGGTTTGAATGGAGAGAAGCAGGTTGCTCAATGTGTCTAGCCATGAACGCTGATAAGTTAGAAGTGGGTGAAAGATGTGCAAGTACTTCAAATCGCAACTTTGAAGGTCGTCAAGGTCAAGGCTCATTTACTCACTTAGTTAGCCCTGCTATTGCAGCTTCAAGCGCTATTGCTGGTTATTTATCAGAAGTTAAATAA
- the ruvA gene encoding Holliday junction branch migration protein RuvA, with amino-acid sequence MIGKLSGTILEKNPPEILLEVDKIGYEILCSMSSFYAMGDEEQLSLYTHLSIKENAHILYGFISKDEKTLFRELIRINGIGPKVALAILSHLDINSLIKVITDGNDTLLAKTPGIGIKTAQKLIVELKDRLEKLKLNNENHKNIHIKFKKNPNIKQASAALQALGFKARESEKMLSVIKDNSLSTKALIRQALQNKESFI; translated from the coding sequence ATGATTGGTAAACTTTCAGGCACTATTTTAGAAAAAAACCCACCTGAAATATTACTTGAAGTAGATAAAATTGGCTATGAGATTTTATGCTCAATGTCAAGTTTTTATGCAATGGGTGATGAAGAACAACTCTCGTTATACACCCACTTATCAATCAAAGAAAACGCGCATATTTTATACGGTTTTATCTCTAAAGATGAAAAAACTTTATTTAGAGAGTTGATTAGAATAAATGGTATTGGTCCTAAAGTAGCACTAGCTATTTTATCTCATCTTGACATTAATTCACTAATAAAAGTTATTACAGATGGAAATGATACTTTACTAGCAAAAACCCCAGGAATTGGTATAAAAACAGCACAAAAACTCATTGTAGAACTTAAAGACCGTTTAGAAAAACTAAAATTAAACAATGAAAATCATAAAAATATTCATATAAAATTCAAAAAAAATCCTAATATCAAACAAGCATCAGCTGCTTTACAAGCACTTGGATTTAAAGCCAGAGAATCTGAAAAAATGCTATCTGTCATTAAAGATAACTCACTTTCAACTAAAGCATTAATTCGACAAGCACTACAAAACAAAGAATCCTTTATATAA